A genome region from Microplitis demolitor isolate Queensland-Clemson2020A chromosome 1, iyMicDemo2.1a, whole genome shotgun sequence includes the following:
- the LOC103576449 gene encoding germ cell nuclear acidic protein isoform X1 translates to METCNNIRGITTNRRYPLSVKNKIYNNNNDKENMSDSKFKRLFGNKSFNISSDSENSQDFVLQVTNSIMVNDTIDENDINYNINKTREDKPSEVIVISDSSDDELFSSNRNNKNNKTSGLKNNRDVKITPSLTISSINSSEMWTEDEGRKNSSKHIFTSTQINHRERSSASVISNDSDHNTQNPGNYLSEKDLRTPTKNKFIRSESHSKLSDRKYASGDRQECEQIQKAREFVDTKGLSADRIINKLTNEGRITPNSGKFIERTTPLTKKETRKILKVVKSQRIVYDSPGQWQKNKERKYDSPGLMRDRDVVDKSELETSSSSDGSKKLGPTKFKHPAWIDETDSETSDSQEAKNNQLDNHNNCDNQLEDYKEPGRQIKFTDTRVIGYLNPIERQSLSPSERKKEDISRWLMTNAFDRQSDTSSLSIIPASQPSTPNSGDSSLERLEENYQTPNNRDKFRERINSTSVAKSDVNNPSSGGELKLAESVGKINLNTPSTEGRSKLLEKIKPAQITMDNFVKKTKARNPKSNYTPISITKTVKNLTPGSMNKTVKNITPSSVNKTVKNITPSSVNKTVKNITPSSVNKTVKNLTPGSGSNNKTKKNDTSTGTPQLRIEDCQDILTRLYGNSWRDKADDLLPKADSTPINPRSEKKLDKAKTKNHDNSRRRSDKIVRSIKPISRTIKKAPPNVKKIRDSFINDWPSSEEDGGETSYMTALTTPGPSSQTVRGRKETPMSTLQKKIIEICDSDTDDDKTPAVKDNKKRLSFGDDKSSGSFTSEYDPGDVILPRSVTKLKSFPSSKLPPATFKRPEVTMSFLKSLSADVPMDKVHPEAKKYRLNYKLTKDDLCHRLYKLYNEKIFESKLPSDMSIEWNVRMRGTAGFCYNKTKKKTLGGLERSSRIVLATKILDTPDRVRDTLVHEMCHAAAWLVNGVSDGHGPYWKSWASKAMKVFPELPPIKRCHDYKITTKFTYRCVNCGYSIGRHSKSLDIARKRCGHCYGQFELLVNRTTRSGRVELKTPNAKQPSGFALYVKENYGAVKKERDLNHKEVMKILGQQFSAVKISKQNDVKDN, encoded by the exons atggaGACATGCAATAACATACGAGGGATTACCACAAATAGAC GATATCCATTAtcggttaaaaataaaatatataataataataatgacaaagaaaatatgagtgatagtaaatttaaaagattatttgGTAACAAATCATTTAATATATCATCAGACAGTGAAAATTCCCAGGACTTTGTATTGCAAGTAACAAACAGTATTATGGTTAATGATACAATTGACGAAAAtgacataaattataatataaataagacgAGAGAAGATAAACCTTCTGAAGTTATTGTAATAAGTGATTCAAGTGACGACGAATTATTTTCATCCaatagaaacaataaaaataataaaacatctggattaaaaaataatcgagacGTTAAAATAACGCCTTCATTAACTATCAGTAGTATAAATTCATCTGAAATGTGGACTGAAGATGAGGGacgaaaaaattcatcaaaacaTATATTCACATCAACGCAAATAAATCACAGAGAGAGAAGTAGTGCGTCGGTAATTTCAAATGACAGTGACCATAACACACAAAAtccaggtaattatttatcggaAAAAGATTTGAGAACaccaactaaaaataaatttatacgttCGGAAAGTCATAGTAAATTATCTGACCGAAAGTATGCAAGTGGAGACAGGCAAGAGTGTGAGCAAATACAAAAGGCACGTGAATTCGTTGACACTAAGGGATTAAGTGCTGATaggattattaataaacttactAACGAAGGCCGCATAACTCCGAATTCGGGGAAATTTATCGAACGGACAACGCCTTTGACCAAAAAAGAGAcacgtaaaatattaaaagtagtTAAATCTCAGCGTATTGTGTATGACTCGCCGGGCCAGtggcaaaaaaataaagaacgtAAATATGACTCGCCGGGATTGATGAGAGACAGAGATGTAGTTGATAAATCTGAACTGGAGACAAGTAGTTCGTCGGATGGCAGCAAAAAATTGGGACCAACGAAATTTAAACATCCGGCTTGGATTGACGAAACAGATTCAGAGACTTCAGATTCTCAGGAAGCTAAAAATAATCAGCTggataatcataataattgtGATAATCAACTGGAAGATTATAAAGAGCCAGgtagacaaataaaatttactgacaCACGTGTTATAGGGTATTTAAACCCGATAGAACGTCAGTCATTATCGCCATCAGAACGTAAAAAAGAAGATATTTCTCGCTGGCTTATGACTAATGCTTTTGATCGGCAAAGTGACACGTCTTCACTCAGTATCATTCCTGCTTCTCAACCATCTACTCCTAATTCTGGTGACAGCAGTTTAGAAAGACTTGAAGAAAATTATCAGACTCCAAATAATCGTGATAAATTTCGTGAGAGAATAAATTCAACTTCAGTTGCAAAATCAGATGTAAATAATCCAAGTTCTGGAGGAGAATTAAAGCTTGCAGAATCTgttggtaaaataaatttaaatactccAAGTACTGAAGGACGTTCaaaacttttagaaaaaataaaaccagcACAAATTACTATggataattttgttaaaaaaacaaaagctAGAAATCCTAAAAGTAATTACACTCCAATTTCTATTACCAAgactgtcaaaaatttaacaccagGTTCTATGAATAAGACTGTGAAAAATATAACACCAAGTTCTGTAAATAAGACTGTGAAAAACATAACACCAAGTTCTGTAAATAAGACTGTGAAAAACATAACACCAAGTTCTGTAAATaagactgtaaaaaatttaacaccagGTTCTGGATCCAACaacaagacaaaaaaaaatgatacttcAACTGGAACACCGCAATTGAGAATCGAAGATTGTCAAGATATTTTAACTCGACTTTATGGTAACTCTTGGCGTGATAAAGCTGATGATCTATTACCTAAAGCTGATTCTACACCCATAAACCCACGGTCTGAAAAAAAACTAGACAAAGCAAAAACGAAAAATCACGATAATTCCAGGCGAAGATCTGATAAAATAGTTAGATCAATTAAACCCATTTCAAGAACAATAAAGAAGGCGCCGCCAAATGTCAAAAAGATACGGGATAGTTTTATAAACGACTGGCCTAGTTCTGAAGAAGATGGAGGAGAGACGTCTTATATGACAGCTCTGACAACTCCTGGACCGTCTAGTCAAACTGTTCGAGGACGCAAAGAAACTCCAATGTCTacgttgcaaaaaaaaatcattgaaatttGTGATTCAGATACTGATGATGACAAAACCCCTGCAGTTAAAGACAACAAGAAAAGATTGTCATTTGGCGATGACAAAAGTTCTGGTTCTTTTACCAGCGAGTATGATCCTGGTGATGTTATTCTTCCGAGAtcagttacaaaattaaaaagcttTCCGTCATCAAAATTGCCACCAGCGACTTTCAAACGTCCTGAGGTAACAATGAGCTTTCTTAAATCACTTTCTGCAGATGTCCCAATGGATAAAGTTCATCCAGAAGCTAAAAAGTATcgtttgaattataaattaaccaAAGATGATCTCTGTCATCGACTGTACAAACTttacaatgaaaaaatatttgaaagtaaATTACCGAGCGACATGTCCATCGAGTGGAACGTCAGGATGCGTGGGACTGCTGGTTTTTGTTACAAcaaaactaagaaaaaaactttGGGAGGATTGGAAAGATCTTCACGCATTGTTTTAGCAACTAAAATTCTTGATACGCCAGACAGAGTCAGAGATACTCTTGTTCATGAAATGTGTCATGCTGCTGCTTGGTTGGTCAATGGAGTTTCTGACGGACATGGGCCGTATTGGAAATCTTGGGCTTCGAAAGCTATGAAAGTATTTCCAGAACTGCCGCCTATTAAACGTTGccatgattataaaataacaactaaatttacttatcgttGTGTCAACTGTGGATACAG CATTGGACGTCATTCAAAATCATTGGATATTGCGAGAAAGAGATGTGGCCACTGTTATGGACAATTTGAATTGCTGGTAAATCGGACAACTAGATCAGGTAGAGTAGAACTTAAAACACCTAATGCCAAACAGCCAAGTGGGTTTGCGCTCtatgtaaaagaaaattatggagCTGTTAAAAAAGAACGTGATCTTAATCACAAAGAAGTTATGAAGATACTTGGCCAGCAATTCTCAGCCGTTAAAATATCGAAACAAAATGACGTCAAGGATAATTag
- the LOC103576449 gene encoding germ cell nuclear acidic protein isoform X2 — translation METCNNIRGITTNRRYPLSVKNKIYNNNNDKENMSDSKFKRLFGNKSFNISSDSENSQDFVLQVTNSIMVNDTIDENDINYNINKTREDKPSEVIVISDSSDDELFSSNRNNKNNKTSGLKNNRDVKITPSLTISSINSSEMWTEDEGRKNSSKHIFTSTQINHRERSSASVISNDSDHNTQNPGNYLSEKDLRTPTKNKFIRSESHSKLSDRKYASGDRQECEQIQKAREFVDTKGLSADRIINKLTNEGRITPNSGKFIERTTPLTKKETRKILKVVKSQRIVYDSPGQWQKNKERKYDSPGLMRDRDVVDKSELETSSSSDGSKKLGPTKFKHPAWIDETDSETSDSQEAKNNQLDNHNNCDNQLEDYKEPGRQIKFTDTRVIGYLNPIERQSLSPSERKKEDISRWLMTNAFDRQSDTSSLSIIPASQPSTPNSGDSSLERLEENYQTPNNRDKFRERINSTSVAKSDVNNPSSGGELKLAESVGKINLNTPSTEGRSKLLEKIKPAQITMDNFVKKTKARNPKSNYTPISITKTVKNLTPGSMNKTVKNITPSSVNKTVKNITPSSVNKTVKNITPSSVNKTVKNLTPGSGSNNKTKKNDTSTGTPQLRIEDCQDILTRLYGNSWRDKADDLLPKADSTPINPRSEKKLDKAKTKNHDNSRRRSDKIVRSIKPISRTIKKAPPNVKKIRDSFINDWPSSEEDGGETSYMTALTTPGPSSQTVRGRKETPMSTLQKKIIEICDSDTDDDKTPAVKDNKKRLSFGDDKSSGSFTSEYDPGDVILPRSVTKLKSFPSSKLPPATFKRPEVTMSFLKSLSADVPMDKVHPEAKKYRLNYKLTKDDLCHRLYKLYNEKIFESKLPSDMSIEWNVRMRGTAGFCYNKTKKKTLGGLERSSRIVLATKILDTPDRVRDTLVHEMCHAAAWLVNGVSDGHGPYWKSWASKAMKVFPELPPIKRCHDYKITTKFTYRCVNCGYSIGRHSKSLDIARKRCGHCYGQFELLVNRTTRSGYKVSSKHPRN, via the exons atggaGACATGCAATAACATACGAGGGATTACCACAAATAGAC GATATCCATTAtcggttaaaaataaaatatataataataataatgacaaagaaaatatgagtgatagtaaatttaaaagattatttgGTAACAAATCATTTAATATATCATCAGACAGTGAAAATTCCCAGGACTTTGTATTGCAAGTAACAAACAGTATTATGGTTAATGATACAATTGACGAAAAtgacataaattataatataaataagacgAGAGAAGATAAACCTTCTGAAGTTATTGTAATAAGTGATTCAAGTGACGACGAATTATTTTCATCCaatagaaacaataaaaataataaaacatctggattaaaaaataatcgagacGTTAAAATAACGCCTTCATTAACTATCAGTAGTATAAATTCATCTGAAATGTGGACTGAAGATGAGGGacgaaaaaattcatcaaaacaTATATTCACATCAACGCAAATAAATCACAGAGAGAGAAGTAGTGCGTCGGTAATTTCAAATGACAGTGACCATAACACACAAAAtccaggtaattatttatcggaAAAAGATTTGAGAACaccaactaaaaataaatttatacgttCGGAAAGTCATAGTAAATTATCTGACCGAAAGTATGCAAGTGGAGACAGGCAAGAGTGTGAGCAAATACAAAAGGCACGTGAATTCGTTGACACTAAGGGATTAAGTGCTGATaggattattaataaacttactAACGAAGGCCGCATAACTCCGAATTCGGGGAAATTTATCGAACGGACAACGCCTTTGACCAAAAAAGAGAcacgtaaaatattaaaagtagtTAAATCTCAGCGTATTGTGTATGACTCGCCGGGCCAGtggcaaaaaaataaagaacgtAAATATGACTCGCCGGGATTGATGAGAGACAGAGATGTAGTTGATAAATCTGAACTGGAGACAAGTAGTTCGTCGGATGGCAGCAAAAAATTGGGACCAACGAAATTTAAACATCCGGCTTGGATTGACGAAACAGATTCAGAGACTTCAGATTCTCAGGAAGCTAAAAATAATCAGCTggataatcataataattgtGATAATCAACTGGAAGATTATAAAGAGCCAGgtagacaaataaaatttactgacaCACGTGTTATAGGGTATTTAAACCCGATAGAACGTCAGTCATTATCGCCATCAGAACGTAAAAAAGAAGATATTTCTCGCTGGCTTATGACTAATGCTTTTGATCGGCAAAGTGACACGTCTTCACTCAGTATCATTCCTGCTTCTCAACCATCTACTCCTAATTCTGGTGACAGCAGTTTAGAAAGACTTGAAGAAAATTATCAGACTCCAAATAATCGTGATAAATTTCGTGAGAGAATAAATTCAACTTCAGTTGCAAAATCAGATGTAAATAATCCAAGTTCTGGAGGAGAATTAAAGCTTGCAGAATCTgttggtaaaataaatttaaatactccAAGTACTGAAGGACGTTCaaaacttttagaaaaaataaaaccagcACAAATTACTATggataattttgttaaaaaaacaaaagctAGAAATCCTAAAAGTAATTACACTCCAATTTCTATTACCAAgactgtcaaaaatttaacaccagGTTCTATGAATAAGACTGTGAAAAATATAACACCAAGTTCTGTAAATAAGACTGTGAAAAACATAACACCAAGTTCTGTAAATAAGACTGTGAAAAACATAACACCAAGTTCTGTAAATaagactgtaaaaaatttaacaccagGTTCTGGATCCAACaacaagacaaaaaaaaatgatacttcAACTGGAACACCGCAATTGAGAATCGAAGATTGTCAAGATATTTTAACTCGACTTTATGGTAACTCTTGGCGTGATAAAGCTGATGATCTATTACCTAAAGCTGATTCTACACCCATAAACCCACGGTCTGAAAAAAAACTAGACAAAGCAAAAACGAAAAATCACGATAATTCCAGGCGAAGATCTGATAAAATAGTTAGATCAATTAAACCCATTTCAAGAACAATAAAGAAGGCGCCGCCAAATGTCAAAAAGATACGGGATAGTTTTATAAACGACTGGCCTAGTTCTGAAGAAGATGGAGGAGAGACGTCTTATATGACAGCTCTGACAACTCCTGGACCGTCTAGTCAAACTGTTCGAGGACGCAAAGAAACTCCAATGTCTacgttgcaaaaaaaaatcattgaaatttGTGATTCAGATACTGATGATGACAAAACCCCTGCAGTTAAAGACAACAAGAAAAGATTGTCATTTGGCGATGACAAAAGTTCTGGTTCTTTTACCAGCGAGTATGATCCTGGTGATGTTATTCTTCCGAGAtcagttacaaaattaaaaagcttTCCGTCATCAAAATTGCCACCAGCGACTTTCAAACGTCCTGAGGTAACAATGAGCTTTCTTAAATCACTTTCTGCAGATGTCCCAATGGATAAAGTTCATCCAGAAGCTAAAAAGTATcgtttgaattataaattaaccaAAGATGATCTCTGTCATCGACTGTACAAACTttacaatgaaaaaatatttgaaagtaaATTACCGAGCGACATGTCCATCGAGTGGAACGTCAGGATGCGTGGGACTGCTGGTTTTTGTTACAAcaaaactaagaaaaaaactttGGGAGGATTGGAAAGATCTTCACGCATTGTTTTAGCAACTAAAATTCTTGATACGCCAGACAGAGTCAGAGATACTCTTGTTCATGAAATGTGTCATGCTGCTGCTTGGTTGGTCAATGGAGTTTCTGACGGACATGGGCCGTATTGGAAATCTTGGGCTTCGAAAGCTATGAAAGTATTTCCAGAACTGCCGCCTATTAAACGTTGccatgattataaaataacaactaaatttacttatcgttGTGTCAACTGTGGATACAG CATTGGACGTCATTCAAAATCATTGGATATTGCGAGAAAGAGATGTGGCCACTGTTATGGACAATTTGAATTGCTGGTAAATCGGACAACTAGATCAG GCTACAAAGTTTCGAGTAAACACCCAAGAAATTAA